The Chlamydia sp. 04-14 DNA segment CGTGGCATTACGATGAAGATAAAAAGCTTCTTTCAAGAAAAATCGATCGTTATCTTTCTAAAATAACAGTTCCAATCGTTGCCCATCCTGGGAAAAAACAGTCAGAATCATCGATTTCTTTCCACTTTCCTTTAAGTTATTGGACTCAAGCATTATCAAAATATGGGTTTGTTATTGAGAATATGGAAGAGTGGGTATCACCAAAAAAATCTATAGGAACACGCGCAAAAGCGGAAAACCTTTGTCGCGAAGAGTTTCCATTATTCTTAATGATCTCATGTATTAAAACTCATAAGAATTAATAAAATAAAATTTATAAAACTTAGTATTAAATAATCATTTTTTATTAAAATAAGTAAAAAATGCATTTTTGATTTAACTATGTTTCGAAAGCTCTCGATATTTTCTAAAAAAAAAAAGAATCCGAAATCGGGATTTCGAAATAACAGAATAATCAGATCGTTCTTACTTGCTCCTCAAGTTTTAGTAAGAAATGAGGTTTCTAAAGAAGCCTGTGTGTTAAGTTATTATGGTTTGTTTAGCTGCATTCCGATACTCGTCTTTTTCTTAAGGTTATCCCAGCATCTTTTTGTGAATCTCGATTGGAAAGAATGGCTTCTTGTTAAATTTCCTGATTATAAAGGACCAATTCTAGCAATTGTAGAGGCTGCATATCGCTCTACAACAAGCAATATCGGTTTGGTATTGGTAGGAAGCTTCTTTGTCTTTTGTTGGGCAGGGATTCTTATGCTTTTATCTTTAGAAGACGGTTTGAATAAGATTTTTAGGACGGGTTGGACTCCCATATCTGTACAGAGATTGATCGCATATTTAATCATTACGCTTGTTAGCCCAATGATTTTTATTATTGTTTGTGGGTCATGGATTTATATTACCCAAATCATGCCTGTAGAATATGCGAGACTCTTTTCTTTAAGCCACTCTATTACTGTTTTATATGTTTTTTCACGGCTAACTCCCTATTTATTCATTTATTTAGTGTTATTTTGCTGTTATGCCTTCTTGCCTAGGGTATCTGTGCAAAAGACAGCAGCATTAATTGCTGCCCTAACAGCAGGGACCTTGTGGATCATCTTCCAGAAGGTTTTCTTTTGCTTACAATTTTACTTATTTAACTACAGTTTTACCTACGGAGCTTTAGTCGCCCTACCTTCATTTCTACTTCTTCTTTATCTTTATGCGATGATCTATCTTTTCGGAGGATCGTTTACTTTTCTTATTCAAAACCAGGGATGTAACTTCATTCTTCCTACAGAAAAGTACTTGCCAAATTGCTATATAAAACTTGTGGTATGTACCTATATTCTTTCTGTGATATCGAGAGATTTTGATAAGGCTTCGACGCCTCCTACAGCGAAGACTATAGCAAAGCATTCTAGGATTCCTATCGGAGAGATCTCCCAATGTTTGGATGTCTTAGAAAATGAGGGTTTAATTCTTTCTTATAAGAAAGCGTATAAACCAACGCATAATATTTCAGGACTCACTATTAAAGATGTAGTCGAGCAACTCCTTCACCTGAAAACTTTTAATCAAATCCATCCAGATACAGCGTTAAGTTTAATACAAAGTAGTCTGAGAGATATGTTTGATCAAGCAACGAAAAGTCCTTACAACCTAACTCTATCAGATATCGCTGGAAAGATAAAATGAAACGAAGATCCTGGTATAAGACTTTAGGGATAAGTATAGGCTTGGGAATTTTCCTAACGTTTATCTATTTCCTACCACCGCTACTTTCTCAAGGATCAGGGAAATATCTCTTTCTATCTTTGATTCATAAGGAAACAGGGCTTTCCTGTAACGTTGAAGATTTGAAGTTGTCTTGGTTAGGACCTCAATACGCTAAAAAAGTAAAAGTTATTGGAAAAGACAAAGTCGGGGAACTGTTTTCTGCAGAGAAAATAGAAATCGATGGATCTTTATTAAGATTACTTCTTTATAAACGCCCTAAGGGTATAGCCTTATCGGGATGGTCATTGCAAATCGATGAGTCTTTAACTATAGACAAACCCTCAGTCGGGAATCTCGATCCCGGAGTGTTTGCTTCTTATTTAGCGCATAGCTCCATACTTTCCGAACACGGATCTATAAGTATGAAGACAGTTAAGGGCTCCACATTGGTGCTATCGGGATTTTATGTTGAAAAGACTCCGGAAAAATTAATAGTTAAAGGTGTTGTTACCGAAGATAATATTACCGGAAGAGTATTCATAGAGAGTATATTCTCGCCGAAAGTCAATATCACTGCAGAATTAAACTCCGTACCCGCATCCTTTTTTAAACTCTTTATAGCATCTCCTGTAACGGACCGTATTCTTTCTGAGGAGGATATTATTGATATCCATGCTTCTGCTGCTCATAGTAATGGGAAAATCCTTATGACAGCTACAGCTCAAGGAAGTCAAATCCAAGCGAAACTTCAAGGATACATCCACCAGTCCATATTCTATATTGTTGAAGGTAGTCCTTCATTTATAGAACTACAACCAAAAATAGCTTCTCTACTTTGCTCAGAGCTGTTTTCCTTCCCCACAAAAATTTCTAGTCAGAATATTCGTGCACATATCTCTAATGCGAAGATTCCTTTAGATCTTACTCAATGGAGAACAATAGAGACTACACTACAAGCGCATCTCCCCTCAGTTTCCCTATCTCCAAAAGACCCGAATCTTTCTATCCAGATGAGAAATGTTGATATAGGAATTAAGAAGAGCGCGCGTTATACAAATATTCGTGGATCTTCAGTAGCTGTATTTGGAGGTGCGGCACAATCCTATATCAATGGGATTATGACCATTGATAATAAAAAACAACGTACGGAGTTTCTCCTACAACAATCGATGCTGCCCCATACGTATTTGCGTGCGCTCTTTCCACGACCTTTTGCGATTAATATACCTTTAGAAGTTCCCTACTACTCTTTAGAAATTCGAGGTGAATATAAAAATTCACAATTAAAGGCCGAAGCAGATCTCGATAACTCTCTACTGAAGATGAACTGCACCTCTTCAGGAACCTTACAAGCTATGTTATTTCAAGGTAGTGCTACCTACCATCTTGAAGATAATTTAAAGAAAAAATTCTCCCAGCAATTTTCCTATGCTGAAGCTACATTTTCAGGGAAAGTACAGGTAGCACAAAAACATATCTATTTCCCCAAGTTTTCAGGAAAAATCACTGCTGGAGAAAATGAAGTTTTCATTCATGGAAAATTTGGAAGACCTAACGAGCCTATACGACCTGATACCTGTTCTACTTTAGTTCATGGTAAACTCTGCAGCCTTCCTTTGAGTATGGTTTCTTCAAGATTAATTCCCTTACAGCTTACCAAAGCGAGCTTTTCTTTTCATACGGATGGTGCAAGATCTTTGACTAAGGGAAATGTACAACTTATGATTGAAGATCCTGAAGATCCTATGCTTCCTCCTTCTAGGATTCTTATTCCTGATGTTTTAGTTTCTGTTGTAGATCCTCAAAAGCCTGTGGATATCAATAATATAAAAATTCAAAGCGCTGGCGAAGTTATTGATTTCCCTGTCGATAGGATTCTTAGAATCCAACAAAAAGAAGCTAATTTATCTACCTATATTGGACCTACTGGGGATATGACATTTTCTGTTCTCTATAATCCAAAAGAGGAAGACAGGCTTATTCTTCACTCTTCTGTTAAAACAGAAGCCCTCAAAGGTGATGTGAAGCTAATTATGGATGATTCCCTAACGTTATCTTCAAAAACACAAGGGACTTTACAATGGGAAATCACTCCCGAACGTTATGCGGGATTCTTTGAAAAAGCTTCGTGCTCCCCGTCATGTACATTGCATAGGACAGCTACAGCGAGATTAGATATTTATAAACTCTCTTGTGCGCAGCAAAAATCAGGACTTTCTTGTCTTTCTTTACTTACAGAAGGAGGCTTTGAAGGATCGTTATCAACAAACCCTCTGATTTTCTATGATCATGTATCTAAAGAAACTTTCATTATTAGCAACTTATCGGGGTCTCTATACTCGAGCAACTTAGATACTAAGGTCCAGTATGATCTTCAGGGAAGTTGTCTAGTGCCGAATCAAGATAATAAGACTTCTGCAGAATTTCTTATTCAAGGTTCTGTAGAGCATTTGCTAAATCCATCGGAAAGGGAATTTGAACAAACTGCAGAATGGAAACATATTCCCTCTGCATTCATTACAGGGATATTTCCTATTTCTCCGAATGTAAAAATCAAAGTTTCTTCGTTAGCAGGGCAAAGAATTAATGTGGCTATGAGTCACCATTTTCTCAGAGGTGAAGGGCCTATAACAGTAAAAGTAGATTCTGCGAATCTTCAAGCATATATTCCTCTCATCTTAAAAGAAAAAGCGATTCTTTTAGAAGACGACCTTGTTGCTACTCTACACATTAATGAAGAAATCAATAAGGCCTTTTTCCAAGAGTTTAACCCATTAATTTCAGGAAATGCCTATTCACAACACCCGGTTTTACTACAGGTAAGTAAAGAGAATTTCTATCTCCCGATTTCTCCCTACTCATTTGAAGAATTTCGAATCCAATCTGCAAGTTTAGACTTTGGTAAAATTTCTATAGCAAATACAGGCACCATGTATGATCTATTTAAATTTTTGGATATTGAAGAGAGTAAGCAGTTCGTGGAATCGTGGTTCACACCCATATTCTTCTCAGTGCAAAAAGGCACGATTATCTGTAAGCGCTTCGATGCACTAATTGATAATAGAATACGCCTAGCTCTCTGGGGAAAAACCGATATTATTAAAGATAGGATTTCTATGACATTGGGAATTGATCCTGAAGTCATTAAAAAATACTTCCATAATACCTCACTAAAAACAAAGAACTTCTTCCTTATCAAAATTCGAGGATCCATCTCCTCTCCAGAAGTCGATTGGTCTTCAGCTTATGCGCGTATTGCTCTACTAAAGAGCTATACAATCGCAAGCCCGTTCAGTACCTTAGCGGATAAACTCTTCTCCTCCTTAGGAGATTCAACTCCGCCGCAAACGGTATCACCATTACCTTGGGAAAAACCTCAAGAGACACCCGAAGATAACAGCGCTAATAAAAACAAATAATTTTTAATTATCAATATTAATAATAAATAATATTTTATTAATTAAATTGTTTTATTAATGTGCAGATTATAATTAATTATTTGCATAGGATAAAACTATGAGAAAGCGAAACTCTTTCTTTAACCCTACAGCTAACCATAAGAACGAACCTCTAGCTTCTATGATTCAAAAAACCATAACCATGGTAGAGAAGATAAAGGGAAATTCACAGGATCCAGTGAGTGTAGATCTCAATAAGATTCACTCAGACATTCAAGAGATCAAGACAATTTTAACAAAACATACTAAGGATATTGATTGTTTATATACAAAAAAAACAGATGAGAAAGTCCAGGATTTAGAAACGGATATGAGTCTTATGAAACTCTCTCTTCATAGTCTTTTAGAAGAATTAAAGGGGTTAAAGACTCTTATAGAAGAAGGAATAGATGACTCGCTCAATGACCACAGTTATCTTGTCCAAGCAGTTTTAATAGAGATCTATCAGAAATTCCTACCTCTGTCTGGAGGGATGCTTACAGGCAATATTGATATGAATAATCATACAATTTTAGGACTAGAAACTCCTGGCAATCCTAAAGATTCTCATGCGGCATCGGTGGGGTATGTAGGGAGACAGTTGCGTCCCATAGTCGATAAGCTTAATGAAACATATGAAAAAACTAAAAGCCATGACAATTCGATAACAACTTTTAACTTTCAAATGATGCCAGTATCCGGAGGAAAATTTCGTGGTATTGTAGATATGGATGGTTACAGAATTACAGGATTAGCAAACCCTAAAGAACGATCTGATGCCATATCCTTGGATTATCTTGAGCGTTATTTAGAAACACGATCTCTTCCCGAAGAAACTGTAGAAACTATAGCACCACCTCAAGTTACACATGTAGAAACCAATCTTCTTTATTCAACAGGATTGAGTCGTGAGGTGGACTATCCTCTTCCTCTAGAGTTGCTTTCTCAAGGAATATTAGGATTTACTTGGGGAGCAAGAAGCTCCTCATTCTCAGGGAAATTTCCTCTAAATTCTTTAAAACATCTCCTATCTCATGAAGAGCAGGGGTGTTTTGTATTAGATGATAATATTTTATATGGAAAATATCCCGGAATCTATACTTGGGATTTGACTCTTAAAGCCCTAATCCCCTCAATTTTAGAATGCAAAGATCTTAGTATCAAATTGAGAACCCATTATGGTTACGCTTCTTGGAATAATAAGGAAGAGCTTCAAAGCAATACAAGCTATGTGGAGATATCTCTACATCATGCAGGAACTATGATGATAGGAGGGCATAGCTATGATATAGTAGAGTTGGCTCCTGGAAATTCTCGGGTATTTACTATTCCTGAAAATTGTGGTGGTGTGTCGGTATATTTAGAAAATGATCAAGAGGGAGCTTCTCCTCAAGATCTTTATATTGTGCAGGCTGCCTACTCCTGTAGCTGGAGACGCTACTAATATTTAGGGAACAGCTGCAAAAATGCAGCTGTTTATTACAAATATTTATCGTGCAGAGTTTAAATAGAGATTGAGAGGATGATCGTTATCTAAAGCTCCGTAACGTTTATCGTACGTGCTAACAATTTCTCCTTGATCTACAAGATAAACACGATCTAGACATCCCTGAACAAAGTGCATATCGTGAGTCGAGACGCCTAATGTAAGGTTTTGATCTCTTAAGGATTCTAGAAGACGTCTGAAGGCAGAAGTTGAAAATGGGTCTAGAGCAGATGTTGGCTCGTCAAAAAGTAAGGTGCGTTTATCCATACATAGAGAGCGAACTATAGCCACACGTTGTTTTTGTCCTCCAGAAAGATGGTGAGGATAGCTTGCGGCAATGTCTTCAATATCTAAAAGCTTTAAAAGATCAAAAGCCTTCTCCTTGGCCTCTTCTTTGCTTCTATGCTTTACGATCATTTGAGGATGCATACAGTTATCTAAAACTGTCATATGTGGGAAAAGTTCAGGTTGTTGAAAGACTAGTGCTGGAGTCTCCCCTTCTATAGAAATATCACCACTTGAAGGCTCTACCAGGCCTACAAGAGCACGTAATATGGTTGTTTTTCCAGAGCCGCTCTTGCCAACAAAGAGTGTGATATGCCCCTCTTCTAAAGAGAAGGATACTTTCGATAAAATGTGCTTGTCATTTATTGAATAAGCAAGATTTCTTACCTTAACAGTCATAGCCCCTCCTTTTTTCTAGCAATCTAGCGACATAAGAAAACAATGATGTCATAAGCAAATATAAAGCAGCACAGATGCTATACATTTCCATAGGATTTAGCTCTCTAGAAACAATATCCTTACTTACTTTAGTAAGTTCAGGAACCCCCACAACCATCAAAATGCTACTTTCTTTAATCAAAGCAACAAATTCATTTGTTAAAGAGGGTAAGATATTTTTAAAAACCTGCGGATAGATAATGTACATGAAAATCTGCGACTTTTTATAACCTAAAACTTTAGCAGATTCCCATTGCCCTACAGATAGAGCATTAATTCCTCCACGAATATTTTCTGCAAGATAGGCTGAGGAATTGATACTTAAAGCAATTAGCCCCGCCATGAGTGGTGTGGGATCCAATCTAATAATGGAAGGAAGACCAAAATAAAATATGAGAATTTGAATGAATAGCGGCGTACCTCGAATTACCGTAACGTAGAGATTCCCCAAACATCGCGTAATACGACATGGGAAATAACGTGATGTGATTGTTCCGATAATTAAACCTAATAAGGAGCCACAAAGTATGGAGATTCCGCTAACGAATAACGTATATCCACAACCACGTAATAGCACCCTTGCTGTAGCAGCCAGATGTTCCATAAATCAGCTATGCATATTTATTTACTCTCAAAGCATAATCATGCGCTTAATCCGAAAAAACTAGCAAGAAGTTTTCTATATCTTTAACTATCAAGGAAATCATTGACTCTGCAATAGGTGTAATAAAAATTGTATCATCTCCGGCTAAAGTTCCTAAGATGTTTTCTGAAAACTTGTTATCAATTAAGCCCGCTATCCATGAAGCAGAACCCGGGGCTGTTCGGATAACAATTAGAGAAGAATTATGCCGAATAGAAAAAACCAAATGCTTAATGTTAGACTCGTCTATTGAAGGAGGCAGAGAATAGCGAGCTCCTTTTTCTCCGGGGATCTTTATTGCATGGACCTTTCTTAACCAACGAGATACGGAAGATTGTGTCATTGCAATCCCTAGAGAAGAGAGTTTTTCGCAAATTTCTTCCTGAGTTGAAGCCCCTTCTTTATTTAAAATTTCTTTTAAAGCTTCATCAACTGCTACATTTTTTTTCATTTCGCCTCTTGAAGTTTTCCTTGCTGATATTCAGAAGACCATTTTACTATAGAGGACTGGTTTATATTTTTCTTTGGTTTTTATGCTTACCCTTGGGTTGGAAAGCTCTTGTGATGAGACGGCATGTGCTTTAGTAGATGCTAACGCACAAATCATTGCTAATGTAGTTTCTTCACAAGAAGATCACGCATCCTATGGGGGAGTTGTTCCTGAATTAGCCTCTCGAGCTCATCTAAAGGTATTCCCCTCTGTTGTGGAATCTGCTTTAAAAGAGTCGGGAGTTTCTTTAGAGGATATTGATCTTATTGCAGTAACAAATACACCAGGGTTGATAGGTTCTTTAGCTATAGGCGTTAACTTCGCGAAAGGTCTAGCTATCGGATGCCAAAAACCGGTTATCGGCGTTAATCATGTCGAAGCACATCTTTACGCAGCCTATATGGAAGCAAAGAATGTGGAATTCCCTGCTTTAGGTTTAGTGGTTTCTGGAGCCCACACAGCTATGTTTTTGATGGAAGACCCTTTAACTTATAAGTTAATAGGGAAAACTCGAGACGACGCTATAGGAGAAACTTTTGATAAGGTCGCGAGATTCCTTGGGCTCCCTTATCCCGGAGGCTCTTTAATAGAAGAAATTGCATCTCATGGGTGTGAGGAGTCCTTCCCTTTTTCTCCTTCTA contains these protein-coding regions:
- a CDS encoding YihY/virulence factor BrkB family protein; the protein is MFRKLSIFSKKKKNPKSGFRNNRIIRSFLLAPQVLVRNEVSKEACVLSYYGLFSCIPILVFFLRLSQHLFVNLDWKEWLLVKFPDYKGPILAIVEAAYRSTTSNIGLVLVGSFFVFCWAGILMLLSLEDGLNKIFRTGWTPISVQRLIAYLIITLVSPMIFIIVCGSWIYITQIMPVEYARLFSLSHSITVLYVFSRLTPYLFIYLVLFCCYAFLPRVSVQKTAALIAALTAGTLWIIFQKVFFCLQFYLFNYSFTYGALVALPSFLLLLYLYAMIYLFGGSFTFLIQNQGCNFILPTEKYLPNCYIKLVVCTYILSVISRDFDKASTPPTAKTIAKHSRIPIGEISQCLDVLENEGLILSYKKAYKPTHNISGLTIKDVVEQLLHLKTFNQIHPDTALSLIQSSLRDMFDQATKSPYNLTLSDIAGKIK
- a CDS encoding amino acid ABC transporter ATP-binding protein, which produces MTVKVRNLAYSINDKHILSKVSFSLEEGHITLFVGKSGSGKTTILRALVGLVEPSSGDISIEGETPALVFQQPELFPHMTVLDNCMHPQMIVKHRSKEEAKEKAFDLLKLLDIEDIAASYPHHLSGGQKQRVAIVRSLCMDKRTLLFDEPTSALDPFSTSAFRRLLESLRDQNLTLGVSTHDMHFVQGCLDRVYLVDQGEIVSTYDKRYGALDNDHPLNLYLNSAR
- a CDS encoding amino acid ABC transporter permease yields the protein MEHLAATARVLLRGCGYTLFVSGISILCGSLLGLIIGTITSRYFPCRITRCLGNLYVTVIRGTPLFIQILIFYFGLPSIIRLDPTPLMAGLIALSINSSAYLAENIRGGINALSVGQWESAKVLGYKKSQIFMYIIYPQVFKNILPSLTNEFVALIKESSILMVVGVPELTKVSKDIVSRELNPMEMYSICAALYLLMTSLFSYVARLLEKRRGYDC
- the argR gene encoding arginine repressor, encoding MKKNVAVDEALKEILNKEGASTQEEICEKLSSLGIAMTQSSVSRWLRKVHAIKIPGEKGARYSLPPSIDESNIKHLVFSIRHNSSLIVIRTAPGSASWIAGLIDNKFSENILGTLAGDDTIFITPIAESMISLIVKDIENFLLVFSD
- the tsaD gene encoding tRNA (adenosine(37)-N6)-threonylcarbamoyltransferase complex transferase subunit TsaD, with amino-acid sequence MLTLGLESSCDETACALVDANAQIIANVVSSQEDHASYGGVVPELASRAHLKVFPSVVESALKESGVSLEDIDLIAVTNTPGLIGSLAIGVNFAKGLAIGCQKPVIGVNHVEAHLYAAYMEAKNVEFPALGLVVSGAHTAMFLMEDPLTYKLIGKTRDDAIGETFDKVARFLGLPYPGGSLIEEIASHGCEESFPFSPSKVPGYDLSFSGLKTAVLYAIKGNNSNNRTPLPELSQSEKNNISASFQKAAFTTIAQKLPNIVKKFSCRSILVGGGVANNKYFQNLLKDTLNLPLYFPSSKLCTDNAAMIAGLGRDLFISEKTTLGITPCARYHWESVSASLSPLL